A region from the Afifella aestuarii genome encodes:
- a CDS encoding aminopeptidase P family protein, with translation MFQTYDDKSDATHSAERLAALRTALKEQNLAGFIVPRADEHQSEYVPPSAERLSWLTGFTGSAGTAIVLADEAALFVDGRYTVQAAAQVDKAAFEVVFIGDKSPTDWLVEKIKEGDRIGFDPWLTTRSQRRSMTAKLENAGAELVALSENPIDLAWSDRPDTPTGAVRLHPDDLAGRSAAEKIAEQKEALAKRRAQAVVLTDPSSIAWLFNIRGSDVPHTPLALSFAIVHQDKAPDLFIDGRKLSNAARDALADLAGLHEPGEFADALRALGKGTKVLYDAAGSAEAVALLVEEGGAEIVEASDPIALPKARKNAAEIAGSRAAHIRDGVAVTRFLAWLDLQPAGSVSEIDAAKKLEEIRTETAELDGSKLEDVSFDSISSTGPNAAMNHYRVTEKSNRTLEAGELYLIDSGAQYRDGTTDITRTVLVGEASSDRLTLYRDRFTRVLKGHIALAMANFPKDTSGAQLDVLARTPLWQAGLDFDHGTGHGIGSFLAVHEGPQRIAKSGHVALEPGMIVSNEPGYYRPGDFGIRIENLIVVREPTVPVGGDRPMLSFETISFAPIDRRLISPALLTAAEIAWLDLYHARVRASLSFWPHYTDAERKFLENSCRPIVR, from the coding sequence ATGTTTCAAACCTATGACGACAAGAGCGACGCCACCCATTCGGCTGAACGGTTGGCAGCGCTGCGCACCGCTCTCAAAGAGCAGAATCTCGCGGGTTTCATCGTTCCGCGGGCCGACGAGCACCAGAGCGAATACGTGCCGCCCTCGGCCGAGCGGCTGTCCTGGCTGACCGGCTTCACCGGATCGGCCGGTACCGCCATCGTGCTGGCCGACGAAGCGGCGCTCTTCGTCGACGGCCGCTACACCGTGCAGGCGGCCGCACAGGTCGACAAGGCAGCCTTCGAGGTCGTCTTCATCGGCGACAAGAGCCCGACCGACTGGCTCGTCGAAAAGATCAAGGAAGGCGACCGCATCGGCTTCGATCCCTGGCTCACGACGCGAAGCCAGCGCCGCTCGATGACGGCGAAGCTCGAAAACGCCGGCGCCGAACTCGTCGCCCTCTCAGAAAACCCGATCGATCTCGCCTGGAGCGATCGTCCCGACACGCCGACGGGCGCCGTCCGTCTGCACCCCGATGACCTCGCCGGACGCAGCGCGGCTGAGAAGATCGCCGAGCAGAAGGAAGCGCTTGCCAAGCGCCGAGCCCAGGCGGTCGTCCTGACCGATCCCTCCTCGATCGCCTGGCTGTTCAACATTCGCGGCAGCGACGTTCCGCACACGCCGCTCGCGCTTTCCTTCGCGATCGTCCACCAGGACAAGGCGCCGGATCTCTTCATCGACGGGCGCAAACTTTCCAATGCCGCGCGTGACGCGCTGGCAGATCTCGCCGGCCTGCACGAGCCGGGCGAATTCGCCGACGCCCTGCGCGCCCTCGGCAAGGGCACGAAGGTCCTTTACGACGCGGCGGGCTCGGCCGAAGCCGTCGCGCTGCTCGTCGAGGAAGGCGGCGCCGAGATCGTCGAAGCCTCCGACCCGATCGCGCTTCCCAAGGCCCGCAAGAACGCCGCCGAAATCGCCGGCAGCCGCGCCGCGCATATCCGCGACGGCGTCGCCGTCACCCGCTTCCTCGCCTGGCTCGATCTTCAGCCGGCCGGCAGCGTGAGCGAGATCGACGCGGCGAAGAAGCTCGAAGAGATCCGCACCGAAACGGCGGAGCTCGACGGCTCCAAGCTCGAAGACGTCTCCTTCGATTCTATCTCCTCGACCGGACCGAACGCGGCGATGAACCATTACCGCGTGACCGAAAAGAGCAACCGCACGCTTGAAGCCGGAGAGCTCTATCTCATCGATTCCGGCGCCCAGTATCGCGACGGCACCACCGACATCACCCGCACCGTGCTCGTGGGCGAGGCGTCATCCGATCGCCTGACACTCTATCGCGACCGCTTCACGCGCGTCCTCAAGGGCCATATCGCGCTTGCCATGGCGAACTTTCCGAAGGACACCTCAGGCGCCCAGCTCGACGTCCTGGCACGCACGCCTCTCTGGCAGGCCGGTCTCGACTTCGATCACGGCACCGGCCACGGCATCGGCTCCTTCCTCGCCGTCCATGAGGGCCCGCAGCGCATCGCCAAGAGCGGCCATGTGGCGCTGGAACCGGGCATGATCGTCTCCAACGAGCCGGGCTATTATCGTCCGGGCGATTTCGGCATCCGCATCGAAAACCTGATCGTGGTGCGCGAACCGACAGTTCCGGTCGGCGGCGACAGGCCGATGCTCTCTTTTGAGACGATTTCGTTCGCGCCGATCGACCGCCGCCTGATCTCGCCGGCACTTCTGACGGCCGCCGAGATCGCCTGGCTCGATCTCTATCACGCGCGAGTGCGGGCAAGCCTCTCCTTCTGGCCGCACTACACCGACGCGGAACGCAAGTTCCTGGAGAATTCCTGCCGGCCGATCGTCCGCTAA
- a CDS encoding 50S ribosomal protein L11 methyltransferase, which translates to MTARISFTGSREEAELLSDRLDAAFEEEGGVVALSEAGPNWQVELYLEGDELGPLQTRLSDALGTDASKFDIEILPETDWVAQSLKGLAPVPAGRFIVHGAHDRGAVPAGRIGIEIDAGQAFGTGHHATTLGCLETLDELVKVRRFDRPLDVGTGTGLLAIALAKLLREPVLASDIDPIAVEIAAENARLNGVGHLVETMTATGLGHPRIAACAPYDLIVANILAGPLIALAPAMARASEADGVIVLSGILNTQASRVTAAYRNQGFALETHRRFGEWSVLVLSHRI; encoded by the coding sequence ATGACGGCACGTATCAGTTTCACCGGCAGCCGGGAGGAAGCGGAGCTTCTCTCGGATCGGCTCGACGCGGCATTTGAAGAGGAAGGCGGCGTCGTCGCCTTGAGCGAGGCCGGTCCGAACTGGCAGGTCGAACTCTATCTGGAAGGAGACGAGCTCGGCCCCCTTCAAACGAGGTTGAGCGACGCGCTCGGCACGGACGCTTCGAAATTCGACATCGAAATCCTGCCTGAGACCGACTGGGTCGCCCAATCCTTGAAGGGTCTGGCGCCCGTGCCCGCGGGGCGTTTCATCGTTCATGGGGCCCATGATCGCGGCGCTGTGCCGGCCGGACGGATCGGCATCGAGATCGATGCCGGCCAGGCCTTCGGCACCGGTCATCATGCAACGACGCTCGGCTGCCTGGAGACGCTGGACGAACTGGTGAAAGTCCGCCGCTTCGACCGTCCGCTCGACGTCGGCACCGGCACGGGGCTTCTGGCGATCGCGCTCGCGAAGCTCTTGCGTGAGCCCGTCCTCGCCTCCGACATCGATCCGATCGCCGTCGAGATCGCAGCCGAAAACGCCCGTCTCAACGGCGTCGGCCATCTCGTCGAGACGATGACCGCCACAGGGCTCGGCCATCCGAGGATCGCCGCCTGCGCGCCTTACGATCTGATCGTCGCCAATATTCTGGCCGGACCTCTGATTGCGCTCGCGCCGGCAATGGCGCGCGCCAGCGAAGCCGACGGCGTCATCGTGCTCTCCGGCATTCTCAACACACAGGCCTCACGCGTGACGGCGGCCTACCGCAATCAGGGCTTTGCTCTGGAAACACATCGACGCTTCGGCGAGTGGAGCGTACTCGTCCTGTCTCACCGCATCTGA
- a CDS encoding cation:proton antiporter, with protein MHDIITEIALIGATGIAAQWLSWRFSLPAIVVLSLAGLLIGPGLGLIDPESDFGDFLRPIIAVAVAIILFEGGLTLHFHEIRETSMGVRRLVLVGGPLAFLLGTLAAHFVGDLSWPTATVLSGLFVVTGPTVIMPLLRQARLAQRPASLLRWEAIINDPIGALFAVLAFEVILINHHEQAFSDFAMSIVAAAVVALAGAYLLGRVLVTVFSRGWVPEYLKVPLILAAVLVAYAATDLLVAEAGLVAVTVLGITLGNSRIASLDELKRFKETMTVLLVSGVFVLLTATLTWADLTALNWRLAAFIVVLLLVVRPLSVLVATIGSGLKLSERLLVGWIAPRGIVAVAVAGLFGTELAAIGIDDGPLMVPITFALVFVTVVVHGFTLPWVARHLGLAADRRSGILVVGASNFTKALTARLKEMKIPTMVADRNWSRLRLLRQTGIPTYYGEILSEPAEFSVEFNRYDYLIAATDNDAYNALVCTDFGPHFGRTDVFQIDRQRDEDSGSKKNMAVTVGGRPLLASGASYWELERRLSSGWTIQSTPLTKEYTFEDYRNERGDDLEILLYVAADGSLFFAEQAQERAASNSGRILAMVPPEKENQDRTTEKSVRRKVQRETDKAKT; from the coding sequence ATGCACGACATCATCACCGAGATTGCGCTGATCGGCGCCACCGGCATTGCCGCCCAATGGCTGTCCTGGCGTTTCAGCCTGCCTGCGATCGTCGTCCTGTCGCTCGCCGGTCTTTTGATCGGACCGGGGCTAGGCCTCATCGATCCGGAATCCGATTTCGGCGACTTCTTGCGCCCGATCATCGCGGTCGCCGTCGCCATCATTCTTTTCGAAGGCGGCCTGACGCTGCATTTCCACGAAATCCGCGAAACCTCGATGGGGGTGCGGCGGCTCGTGCTGGTCGGCGGCCCGCTGGCGTTCCTGCTGGGCACACTCGCCGCCCATTTCGTAGGAGATCTCAGCTGGCCGACGGCAACGGTTCTGTCCGGCCTCTTCGTGGTCACGGGTCCGACCGTCATCATGCCGCTGCTGCGTCAGGCCCGGCTTGCCCAGCGGCCGGCATCCCTTCTGCGCTGGGAAGCCATCATCAACGACCCGATCGGCGCCCTGTTTGCGGTTCTGGCCTTCGAAGTCATTCTCATCAACCATCACGAGCAGGCTTTTTCCGACTTCGCCATGTCGATCGTCGCGGCGGCCGTCGTGGCGCTCGCCGGCGCTTATCTTCTCGGCCGCGTTCTCGTCACCGTCTTTTCCCGCGGCTGGGTGCCGGAATACCTGAAAGTCCCGCTCATCCTGGCGGCCGTTCTCGTCGCCTATGCCGCGACCGATCTTCTGGTGGCCGAAGCCGGCCTCGTCGCCGTGACGGTGCTCGGCATCACGCTCGGCAATTCCCGCATTGCGAGCCTCGACGAACTGAAGCGCTTCAAGGAGACGATGACGGTCCTCCTCGTCTCGGGCGTCTTCGTGCTGCTGACGGCAACGCTCACCTGGGCGGATCTCACCGCGCTCAACTGGCGCCTCGCCGCCTTCATTGTCGTTCTCCTTCTCGTCGTACGGCCGCTCTCCGTGCTCGTGGCAACGATCGGCAGCGGCCTCAAACTCTCCGAGCGGCTGCTCGTCGGCTGGATCGCCCCGCGCGGTATCGTGGCGGTGGCGGTCGCAGGCTTGTTCGGAACGGAGCTTGCGGCGATCGGCATCGACGACGGCCCGCTAATGGTGCCGATCACCTTCGCGCTCGTCTTCGTCACCGTCGTCGTCCACGGCTTCACACTCCCCTGGGTAGCGCGCCACCTGGGTCTTGCAGCAGACAGGCGCTCGGGAATCCTCGTCGTCGGCGCATCGAACTTCACCAAGGCGCTGACGGCCCGCCTCAAGGAGATGAAGATCCCGACGATGGTGGCCGATCGCAACTGGTCGCGCCTGCGCCTTTTGCGCCAGACGGGAATCCCGACTTATTACGGCGAGATCCTCTCAGAGCCTGCGGAATTCTCCGTTGAGTTCAACCGCTACGACTATCTCATCGCGGCGACCGACAACGATGCCTACAACGCCCTCGTCTGCACGGACTTTGGCCCGCATTTCGGCCGCACCGACGTCTTTCAGATCGACCGTCAGCGCGACGAGGATTCCGGCAGCAAGAAGAACATGGCCGTCACCGTCGGCGGCCGTCCCCTGCTTGCGTCCGGAGCGTCCTACTGGGAGCTCGAGCGACGCCTGTCGAGCGGCTGGACCATCCAATCGACCCCCCTCACGAAGGAATACACCTTCGAGGATTATCGCAACGAGCGCGGCGACGATCTGGAAATTCTGTTGTATGTCGCAGCCGACGGCAGCCTCTTCTTCGCCGAGCAGGCGCAGGAGCGTGCCGCCTCCAATTCCGGGCGCATCCTTGCGATGGTGCCGCCAGAGAAAGAAAACCAGGACCGCACGACGGAAAAATCCGTGCGTCGCAAGGTCCAGCGAGAGACAGACAAAGCCAAGACATGA
- a CDS encoding ATP-dependent helicase, which produces MTHSNADRHDDPLFDPQTPAPRPGGIAARAQAGQVSAPARYLQGLNPEQRDAVETTEGPLLVLAGAGTGKTRVLTTRIAHILASRRAFPSQILAVTFTNKAAREMKVRIGALIGGEQTEGMPWLGTFHSIGVKILRRHGELVGLHSDFTILDTDDQIRLMKQVIQAAGLDDKRWPARQLANLIDGWKNRGLSPDKIPDSDAYAFANGRGRELYTAYQERLKTLNAVDFGDLLTECVRLFREHPDVLESFQQRFRYILVDEYQDTNVAQYLWLRLLAQRPEGERANICCVGDDDQSIYGWRGAEVANILRFDHDFPGAKVIRLERNYRSTGHILAAASCLIAQNESRLGKTLFPATDDMGVPVLVASGWDSSEEARSIGEDIERKQRQGISLNEIAILVRASFQMREFEDRFVTLGLPYRVIGGPRFFERMEIRDALAYLRVTQNPADGLAFERIVNTPKRGLGAATIQLIHSHARSRDIPLLAAAGELAATEEIKPRQRQALGDLVRNFARWSEMLEHTPHPELAEIILEESGYIEMWQRDRSPEAPGRLENLKELVNNLGEYDSLGGFLEHVSLVMDTEGGETEEAVSIMTLHSAKGLEFDVVYLPGWEEGLFPHQRALDESGKAGLEEERRLAYVGLTRARRHATIWFVGNRRVHGLWQSTLPSRFIDDLPEDHVEVAEPASYGGYGGAGHYGSGGYGGSRFERMEPFDSAYRTPGWQRAKSNRDRADPRNRTGRGPTTLEGELVAKSVIGGKSRYSVGERVFHQKFGYGTIHTIDGNKLTIDFEKSGRKRVVDSFVEAT; this is translated from the coding sequence ATGACCCATTCAAACGCCGACCGACACGACGATCCCTTGTTCGACCCGCAAACACCCGCACCGCGGCCGGGTGGCATCGCTGCTCGCGCCCAGGCGGGGCAGGTCTCCGCTCCCGCGCGCTACCTGCAAGGCCTCAATCCCGAGCAGCGCGATGCGGTGGAGACGACCGAAGGCCCGCTTCTGGTGCTCGCCGGCGCTGGCACCGGTAAGACGCGGGTTCTGACGACACGCATTGCCCACATCCTCGCCTCGCGCCGCGCCTTTCCCTCGCAGATCCTCGCGGTCACCTTCACCAACAAGGCCGCACGCGAGATGAAGGTGCGGATCGGCGCCTTGATCGGCGGTGAGCAGACGGAAGGCATGCCGTGGCTCGGCACCTTTCACTCGATCGGCGTCAAGATCCTGCGCCGCCACGGCGAACTCGTCGGCCTGCACTCCGATTTCACCATCCTCGACACCGATGACCAGATCCGGCTGATGAAGCAGGTGATCCAGGCCGCCGGTCTCGACGACAAGCGCTGGCCCGCCCGCCAGCTCGCCAATCTCATCGATGGCTGGAAGAACCGCGGCTTGTCGCCTGACAAGATTCCGGATTCCGACGCTTACGCTTTTGCCAACGGGCGCGGGCGCGAGCTCTACACCGCCTATCAGGAGCGTCTGAAGACGCTGAATGCGGTCGATTTCGGCGATCTTCTGACGGAGTGCGTGCGGCTCTTCCGAGAGCATCCCGATGTGCTCGAGAGCTTCCAGCAGCGTTTTCGCTACATTCTCGTCGACGAGTATCAGGATACCAACGTCGCACAATATCTCTGGCTGCGCCTCCTCGCCCAGCGTCCGGAAGGCGAGCGCGCCAATATCTGCTGCGTGGGTGACGACGATCAGTCGATCTATGGCTGGCGCGGCGCCGAAGTCGCCAACATCCTGCGCTTCGATCACGATTTTCCCGGCGCCAAGGTAATCCGCCTGGAGCGCAATTACCGTTCGACAGGCCATATCCTCGCGGCCGCGTCATGCCTCATCGCCCAGAACGAGAGCCGTCTCGGTAAGACACTGTTTCCAGCGACCGACGATATGGGCGTGCCGGTTCTCGTCGCCTCCGGCTGGGATTCCTCCGAAGAGGCCCGCTCGATCGGCGAAGACATTGAACGAAAGCAGCGCCAGGGCATCTCTCTCAATGAGATCGCCATCCTGGTGCGGGCGTCCTTCCAGATGCGCGAATTCGAAGACCGCTTCGTCACGCTCGGCCTGCCCTATCGTGTCATCGGCGGCCCGCGCTTCTTCGAGCGCATGGAAATCCGCGATGCGCTCGCCTATCTGCGCGTCACGCAGAATCCGGCCGACGGGCTCGCCTTCGAGCGCATCGTCAACACGCCGAAGCGCGGCCTCGGCGCGGCCACCATCCAGCTCATCCACTCTCATGCGCGCAGTCGTGACATCCCGCTTCTGGCGGCGGCCGGAGAGCTCGCGGCGACCGAGGAGATCAAGCCGCGCCAGCGCCAGGCACTCGGCGATCTGGTTCGTAACTTTGCGCGCTGGTCGGAGATGCTGGAACACACGCCGCATCCGGAACTCGCCGAAATCATCCTGGAGGAATCCGGCTACATCGAGATGTGGCAGCGCGACCGCTCGCCGGAAGCTCCGGGCCGGCTCGAAAACCTCAAGGAACTCGTCAACAATCTCGGTGAATACGATTCCCTCGGCGGCTTCCTGGAGCATGTCTCGCTGGTCATGGACACCGAGGGTGGCGAGACGGAAGAAGCCGTCTCCATCATGACGCTGCATTCGGCCAAAGGGCTCGAATTCGACGTCGTCTATCTGCCCGGCTGGGAGGAAGGCCTCTTCCCGCACCAACGCGCCCTCGACGAGAGCGGCAAGGCCGGCCTCGAAGAGGAACGCCGCCTCGCTTATGTCGGCCTCACGCGCGCCCGCCGCCACGCCACCATATGGTTCGTCGGCAATCGCCGCGTGCATGGCCTGTGGCAGTCCACCCTGCCCTCGCGCTTCATCGACGATCTGCCGGAAGACCACGTCGAAGTGGCCGAACCCGCAAGCTACGGCGGTTATGGCGGCGCCGGTCATTATGGGTCGGGCGGCTATGGCGGCTCACGCTTCGAGCGGATGGAGCCGTTCGATTCCGCCTATCGGACGCCGGGATGGCAGCGCGCCAAGTCGAACCGCGATCGCGCCGATCCGAGAAACCGCACCGGCCGCGGGCCGACGACCCTCGAAGGAGAGCTCGTTGCAAAGTCGGTGATCGGCGGCAAAAGCCGCTATTCGGTCGGCGAGCGCGTCTTCCACCAGAAATTCGGCTACGGCACCATCCACACGATCGACGGCAACAAGCTCACGATCGACTTCGAAAAATCCGGCCGCAAGCGCGTGGTCGACAGTTTTGTCGAGGCGACCTGA
- a CDS encoding GFA family protein produces MPVELEGGCSCKEVRYRLTSRPMFVHCCHCRDCQRETGSAFVLNALIERDRIELFKAEPVVVTLPTASGLPHDVYRCPNCQIALWSDYGRRGLLSFLRVGTLDNPHVLAPDVHIYTRSKVPWLELPADVPAFEEYYDLEEVWPTASLARRDALLTTA; encoded by the coding sequence ATGCCTGTGGAACTCGAAGGGGGATGCTCCTGCAAGGAGGTGCGTTACCGGCTGACATCGCGGCCGATGTTCGTGCATTGCTGTCATTGCCGGGACTGCCAGCGGGAGACGGGCAGCGCTTTCGTCCTCAACGCGCTCATCGAGCGCGACCGGATCGAGCTTTTCAAGGCAGAGCCGGTCGTCGTGACGCTGCCGACGGCGAGCGGGCTTCCTCATGACGTCTATCGCTGCCCGAACTGCCAGATTGCGCTCTGGAGCGATTACGGACGCCGCGGACTCTTGAGCTTCCTGCGGGTCGGAACGCTCGATAATCCGCATGTGCTCGCGCCGGACGTTCATATCTATACGCGCTCGAAGGTCCCGTGGCTCGAATTGCCGGCGGATGTCCCGGCTTTTGAGGAATATTACGATCTCGAGGAGGTGTGGCCGACCGCCAGCCTGGCGCGCCGAGATGCGCTTCTCACGACAGCCTAG
- a CDS encoding cupin domain-containing protein produces MATHDLDLSVAVESYDFEPSSGIPNSKLPTLVYRGGLDEPVRMAGAADTILKRNMWQGVWVWSIYPFWHFHTKGHEVLACVCGSARVGLGGDDGIETDINAGDVIVIPAGVGHKKLSATEDFSVVGAYPPGQEGDITKPEEIDFEEARKKAASVPLPDTDPIYGREGPLFQYWKGGAAEMGADAPAEHEEPAEGEEASQASETDEKTRDTDKSGATSEK; encoded by the coding sequence ATGGCAACGCACGATCTCGATCTCAGCGTCGCAGTCGAATCCTATGATTTTGAACCTTCGAGCGGCATTCCCAACAGCAAGCTGCCGACGCTCGTCTATCGCGGAGGTCTCGACGAGCCGGTCCGTATGGCCGGGGCGGCCGACACGATCCTGAAGCGGAATATGTGGCAGGGCGTGTGGGTCTGGTCGATCTATCCGTTCTGGCATTTCCACACCAAGGGGCATGAAGTGCTCGCCTGCGTGTGCGGCTCGGCCCGCGTCGGGCTCGGCGGCGATGACGGCATCGAAACCGATATCAACGCTGGCGACGTGATCGTCATTCCCGCCGGCGTCGGCCACAAAAAGCTGTCGGCAACGGAGGATTTTTCGGTCGTCGGCGCTTATCCGCCGGGGCAGGAGGGCGACATCACCAAGCCCGAAGAGATCGATTTCGAGGAGGCCAGGAAGAAGGCCGCAAGCGTGCCGCTTCCCGACACCGATCCGATCTATGGGCGGGAAGGTCCGCTCTTTCAGTATTGGAAAGGCGGTGCAGCGGAGATGGGCGCGGACGCCCCTGCGGAGCATGAAGAGCCCGCCGAAGGCGAGGAGGCGAGTCAGGCCTCCGAAACCGATGAAAAGACGCGCGACACCGACAAGTCCGGCGCGACCAGCGAGAAATAG
- a CDS encoding PRC-barrel domain-containing protein, giving the protein MLKKLLATTAISAMMVTGAMAQSNDTDTTNQPMAEQPASQDKAPAGEMEAQPNDSMSAPAGETAEAPAKPMDSSVFLTEQSEDQIQASSYIGQTVYNQSDEAVGDINDLLFTKDGGVDGAIIGVGGFLGIGEKDVAIKFSEIDVQTDEDGDLHLVIDGSKEALEAAPDFVDLDDQKAQADAAAQQSQTESGGMGTSTGGAPATGEPAQSN; this is encoded by the coding sequence ATGTTGAAGAAGCTTCTGGCAACGACGGCCATCTCGGCGATGATGGTGACCGGCGCGATGGCGCAGTCGAATGACACTGACACCACCAACCAGCCGATGGCGGAACAGCCGGCAAGCCAGGACAAGGCGCCTGCTGGCGAGATGGAAGCGCAGCCGAACGACAGCATGAGCGCGCCGGCCGGCGAGACCGCTGAAGCTCCCGCAAAGCCGATGGACTCGTCCGTCTTCCTCACCGAGCAGAGCGAAGACCAGATCCAGGCGAGCAGCTATATCGGCCAAACGGTCTACAATCAGAGCGACGAGGCGGTGGGCGACATCAACGACCTCCTCTTCACGAAGGACGGCGGAGTTGACGGCGCGATCATCGGCGTTGGCGGCTTCCTCGGCATCGGTGAGAAAGATGTCGCGATCAAGTTCAGTGAAATCGACGTGCAGACCGATGAAGATGGCGACCTGCACCTCGTGATCGACGGCTCGAAGGAGGCGCTTGAAGCCGCTCCTGACTTCGTCGACCTCGACGACCAGAAGGCGCAGGCTGATGCCGCGGCCCAGCAGTCGCAGACTGAGAGCGGCGGCATGGGCACCAGCACGGGCGGTGCCCCGGCGACCGGCGAACCGGCCCAGTCGAACTAA
- a CDS encoding chloride channel protein, whose product MTDTSAEAKPTNSAPVSASGAEEESQERVLSAPALCVVAFTIGVVAAVGAVLFRYMIAFVHNLAFNGRISFFYDANHFEAASVWGPFVILAPIIGGLIVVFLVKTFAPEAKGHGVPEVMYAVYHNNGNVRGVVAIVKSIASAISIGSGASVGREGPIIQIGASFGSTIARTLKLPRWQKITMLAAGAGAGIAATFNTPLGGVLFAVELLLPEVSGRTFLPVVVATATATYIGRIALGLDPAFFVPLSAVDPQHAINLAELVGFAVLGLLAGVASWAFIRFLAFCEDFFPKLPGNDYTRNIIGMTLIGLLAYGFFVTTGQYHTAGVGYATIQSIVSESNYSYTLFLLVALLIGKLVATSVSLGAGASGGVFSPSLFIGATLGGAVGALGAWLFPGEGFNMAEFAVVGMGALVGGATGASMTAIVMIFEMTRDYNVIVPLVLAVALSVGVRRWFIAADIYTIKLRNRGRPIPSVRHTNMYLVQQARDLMNRNFVVLPAATSVRDAIKLVGEEGQRRHVVVSEDGRIVGYARFGSVLYAPSIRADQTLADIISDDFVVAPENNILNSIITRMNRRARSFAIVVRAGVVVPRPEDVVGIIDSPEIAGAVIRNHYS is encoded by the coding sequence GTGACCGACACTTCGGCCGAGGCGAAGCCGACAAATTCAGCGCCAGTTTCCGCGTCCGGTGCGGAAGAAGAGAGCCAGGAGCGTGTCTTGAGCGCTCCCGCATTGTGTGTGGTCGCGTTCACAATCGGTGTGGTGGCTGCCGTCGGCGCCGTGCTTTTTCGCTACATGATCGCCTTCGTCCACAATCTGGCTTTCAACGGGCGTATCAGCTTCTTTTATGACGCCAACCATTTCGAGGCGGCGAGCGTCTGGGGCCCGTTCGTTATTCTCGCGCCGATCATCGGCGGCCTCATCGTCGTCTTTTTGGTGAAGACGTTTGCGCCGGAGGCCAAGGGTCACGGCGTTCCGGAAGTGATGTACGCCGTCTACCACAACAACGGGAATGTGCGCGGCGTCGTGGCGATCGTGAAATCGATCGCTTCCGCCATCTCCATCGGCAGCGGCGCTTCGGTCGGCCGCGAAGGGCCGATCATTCAGATTGGCGCGTCCTTCGGCTCGACGATTGCGCGGACGTTGAAGCTGCCGCGCTGGCAGAAGATCACGATGCTCGCCGCCGGCGCCGGGGCCGGCATCGCGGCCACGTTCAACACGCCCCTTGGCGGCGTGCTCTTTGCCGTCGAACTCCTGCTGCCGGAGGTGAGCGGGCGCACCTTTCTGCCGGTCGTCGTGGCGACTGCGACGGCAACCTATATCGGCCGGATCGCGCTCGGTCTCGATCCGGCATTCTTCGTGCCGCTTTCGGCCGTCGATCCCCAGCATGCGATCAATCTCGCCGAGCTCGTCGGTTTTGCGGTTCTCGGTCTCCTTGCGGGCGTCGCCTCCTGGGCGTTCATCCGCTTCCTCGCCTTCTGCGAGGATTTCTTTCCGAAGCTGCCGGGCAACGATTACACGCGCAACATCATCGGCATGACGCTGATCGGGCTGCTCGCCTACGGCTTTTTTGTCACCACGGGGCAGTACCACACGGCCGGCGTCGGCTATGCCACGATCCAGTCGATCGTGAGCGAGAGCAATTACAGCTACACACTCTTCCTTCTCGTCGCCCTGTTGATCGGCAAGCTGGTGGCGACGAGCGTCAGCCTCGGCGCGGGCGCCTCCGGCGGCGTCTTTTCTCCGTCTCTCTTCATCGGGGCGACGCTCGGCGGCGCCGTCGGCGCGCTCGGTGCGTGGCTCTTCCCGGGCGAGGGCTTCAACATGGCGGAATTCGCCGTCGTCGGCATGGGCGCACTCGTGGGCGGTGCGACCGGCGCCTCGATGACGGCGATCGTCATGATCTTCGAAATGACGCGCGACTATAATGTGATCGTCCCGCTGGTCCTGGCGGTGGCGCTGTCGGTCGGCGTGCGGCGCTGGTTCATTGCGGCCGACATTTACACGATCAAGCTGCGCAATCGCGGCCGTCCGATTCCGTCGGTGCGGCACACCAATATGTATCTGGTGCAGCAGGCGCGCGATCTGATGAACCGCAATTTCGTCGTCCTGCCTGCGGCGACAAGCGTGCGGGATGCGATCAAGCTCGTCGGCGAGGAGGGACAGCGCAGGCATGTGGTCGTCAGCGAGGATGGCCGTATCGTCGGGTATGCTCGCTTCGGCTCGGTGCTCTATGCACCGTCGATCCGAGCCGATCAGACGCTCGCCGACATCATCTCCGACGATTTCGTCGTCGCGCCGGAAAACAACATTCTCAATTCCATCATCACGCGCATGAACCGGCGTGCGCGCTCCTTCGCGATCGTGGTGCGGGCCGGCGTGGTGGTGCCGCGTCCGGAGGATGTCGTGGGCATCATCGATTCCCCGGAGATCGCCGGGGCGGTCATCCGCAACCACTATTCCTGA